A stretch of DNA from Staphylococcus equorum:
ATCGCCAGTTTCTTGTTGTTTATTTGAATAGATTGTATATTGCTTTTGTCCTGGTTGGACAACTTCGGCAGCTACAATACGATGTGGTGCTTTCTTAAGTTCCTTCAACAATGTAAGTCCACGTTGTGCACGTTTTGCTGTTTGCAATACTTTAAATCCTATACGTTTTAATGAACCTCTTTGCGTAGCCATTAGAATTGAATCCTTTTCAGAAATCAATTGTGTAAGCACTGCATAATCCTCATCTTTTAAGTTAATAGATTTAACGCCAGCTGCTCTTAAACCAGTATCAGAAAGTTCATCACTACTATATGTTAATGACATACCTTTATGTGTAAGTACTGTAATCAGTTGTGGCTCTTCTATGCGCATGACATTAATAATTTCATCATCCGTTTTTAACTTCATTGATACTAATGGTTTATTAAAGCGTGAAGTTTTGAACATAGAAACATTACTTTTCTTAATCATGCCATCACGTGTAGCAAGAACATAAAATGCTTCAGGTTTAAAGTCACGTTCACAAAAGACATCTATAACATGTTCACCTTCATCAATAGGTACGATTTGCGATACGTGTTGACCTAAATCTTTCCATTTGATCTCTGATAATTTATGCACTGGAATATACAAGTAACGTCCTTTATTAGTAAATACAAGTGCTGTATCTAAAGTATTAACTTCTTGATATTTCAACAACTCGTCGCCTTCTTTGACACCAACTTCTTCAGCGCCACTTGCGTTAAAACTACGTAAAGAAGTACGTTTGATATAACCATGTTTTGTGACACTCATGATTACAGTTTCACTTGGTATCATAACTTCTTTGTCAATTTTGATTTCTGTAATTTCCGCTTCAATTGAAGACAAACGTTTTTGTTTATAGCGATTTCTTATTTCAGTTAACTCTTCTTTAATAACATTTAATAAGGCATCATGATTATCTAAGATATTTCTTAAAGCTTCGATAGTCTTTTTCAATTCATCATGTTCATTTTGAAGTTCAACAATATCTGTATTTGTAAGTCGATACAATTGCAACGTCACAATTGCTTCAGCCTGAGCATCACTAAAATCATATTCCGCTACTAAATTATTTTTAGCATCTTTTTTGTTTTTAGAACTTCTAATGAGTTTTATGACCTCATCCAAAATAGAGAGTGCCTTCATTAAACCTTCTACAATATGCATTCTACTTTCAGCATGGTTTAATTCATAGCGCGTACGTTTCGTTACAACATCAATTTGGTGATTGATATAGCTGTCAATAAATTGACGTATACCCATAAGTATAGGACGTCCATCACTAATCGCAACCATATTAAAGTTATATGCAACTTGTAAATCAGTATTTTTGTATAAGAAGTTCGCTACCGCTTCACTATTTACGTCTTTCTTCAATTCAATTGCTATACGTAAACCAGTTCGGTCTGTTTCATCACGTACTTCAACAATACCGTCTACTTTTTTATCTGCACGTAACTCATCCATTTTTTTAACTAGTGAACTTTTATTCACTTCATATGGTACTTCGGTAACGATAAGCTCTTTTCTGCCATTTCTTAGTTCTTCTAATTCTACTTTAGAACGGACAATAATTTTACCTTTACCTGTTTCATAAGCTTTCTTGATACCGTCAATACCTTGGATAATACCACCAGTAGGAAAATCTGGTCCTTTAATATATTTCATCAACTGGCTCACTGTAATATCAGGATTGTCAATATATTTAAGCGTTGCTTGTATTACTTCTGCCAAGTTATGCGGTGGTATATCTGTTGCATAACCTGCAGATATACCGGTACTACCATTAATCAATAAATGAGGTAACCTTGCTGGTAATACCATAGGCTCCATTGTTGTGTCATCATAGTTCGGCATAAATGGCACTGTTTCTTTATTAATATCTCTTAATAATTCTTCTGAGATACGACTTAATTTAGCTTCCGTATAACGCATAGCTGCAGCCGGATCATTATCAATACTACCATTGTTCCCTTGCATTTCGATTAATACATGGCGTAATTTCCATTCTTGACTCAGTCGAACC
This window harbors:
- the parC gene encoding DNA topoisomerase IV subunit A — protein: MSEIIQDLSLEDVIGDRFGRYSKYIIQERALPDVRDGLKPVQRRILYAMYSSGNTYDRNFRKSAKTVGDVIGQYHPHGDSSVYDAMVRLSQEWKLRHVLIEMQGNNGSIDNDPAAAMRYTEAKLSRISEELLRDINKETVPFMPNYDDTTMEPMVLPARLPHLLINGSTGISAGYATDIPPHNLAEVIQATLKYIDNPDITVSQLMKYIKGPDFPTGGIIQGIDGIKKAYETGKGKIIVRSKVELEELRNGRKELIVTEVPYEVNKSSLVKKMDELRADKKVDGIVEVRDETDRTGLRIAIELKKDVNSEAVANFLYKNTDLQVAYNFNMVAISDGRPILMGIRQFIDSYINHQIDVVTKRTRYELNHAESRMHIVEGLMKALSILDEVIKLIRSSKNKKDAKNNLVAEYDFSDAQAEAIVTLQLYRLTNTDIVELQNEHDELKKTIEALRNILDNHDALLNVIKEELTEIRNRYKQKRLSSIEAEITEIKIDKEVMIPSETVIMSVTKHGYIKRTSLRSFNASGAEEVGVKEGDELLKYQEVNTLDTALVFTNKGRYLYIPVHKLSEIKWKDLGQHVSQIVPIDEGEHVIDVFCERDFKPEAFYVLATRDGMIKKSNVSMFKTSRFNKPLVSMKLKTDDEIINVMRIEEPQLITVLTHKGMSLTYSSDELSDTGLRAAGVKSINLKDEDYAVLTQLISEKDSILMATQRGSLKRIGFKVLQTAKRAQRGLTLLKELKKAPHRIVAAEVVQPGQKQYTIYSNKQQETGDIKDIHLSEQYTNGSFIVDINDFGEVESLVVK